From Juglans regia cultivar Chandler chromosome 8, Walnut 2.0, whole genome shotgun sequence, the proteins below share one genomic window:
- the LOC109018011 gene encoding putative pentatricopeptide repeat-containing protein At5g43820: MAFLPHRYLWFLVKFNRARYHSPYLSLPSSLFSFPYSTGLDFPSNSLNDRPPPDHISCKTNLEERFVLEQLSDLLPISPGNASAPNLFKDCNPRKQIAQVRAVDGFLLPEEKLRGIFLQKLRGKAAIEEALTNVGVELSLDVVAKVVNRGNLGGEAMVIFFNWATKQPEIPKDINSYRVIIKALGRRKFFRFVMTMLRDMRIEGVSIDLETLSIVLDSFVRAHQVSKAIQIFGNSEEFGLKCDTESLNVLLRSLCQRSHVGAANSFLNSIRGKTPFDSMTYNIIVGGWSKFGRVSEMECVLEAMLADGFSPDSFTFSYLIEGLGRAGRIDDAVQIFKNMEKKGCLPDTGVYNAIISNFISVGDYDECVKYYKSMLSNGCEPDISTFTKLIAAFLKARKVADALEMFDEMLGRGILPSTGTITSWIEPLCSYGPPHAAMVIYNKARKFGRRISLSGYKLLLMRLSRFGKCGMLLNVWDDMHECGHSSDMEVYEYVINGLCNTGQLENAVLVMEECLRKGFCPGRLIYSKLNNKLLASDKVERAYKLYLKIKRARRDENARIYWRANGWHF; the protein is encoded by the coding sequence ATGGCGTTTCTACCCCACCGATATCTATGGTTTCTCGTGAAGTTCAACAGAGCCAGGTACCATTCGCCCTACCTCTCTTTACCAAGTTCGTTATTTTCATTTCCTTATTCAACCGGCCTAGATTTTCCATCAAATTCCTTGAATGACCGGCCACCACCGGATCACATCTCCTGCAAAACGAATCTCGAAGAACGCTTCGTTCTTGAGCAACTCTCTGACCTCTTACCAATCTCCCCTGGTAATGCTTCCGCCCCGAACCTATTTAAAGATTGTAATCCAAGAAAACAAATAGCACAAGTTAGGGCAGTTGACGGGTTTTTGTTACCCGAAGAGAAATTACGAGGGATCTTCCTTCAGAAGCTGAGAGGCAAAGCTGCAATTGAGGAGGCTTTGACAAATGTTGGTGTGGAATTGAGTCTTGATGTTGTTGCTAAAGTAGTGAACAGAGGAAACTTAGGTGGCGAAGCAATGgttatcttttttaattgggCAACAAAGCAGCCGGAGATACCTAAGGACATTAATAGTTATCGCGTTATAATAAAAGCGCTAGGGAGAAGAAAATTCTTTAGATTTGTGATGACAATGCTGCGTGACATGAGGATCGAAGGCGTTAGCATTGATTTGGAGACGCTATCGATTGTGTTGGACAGTTTCGTTAGGGCCCATCAAGTGTCGAAAGCAATACAGATTTTCGGGAACTCAGAGGAGTTTGGATTGAAATGTGATACCGAGTCTTTGAATGTGCTTTTACGATCTCTCTGTCAGCGGTCCCATGTTGGTGCTGCAAATTCATTTTTGAATTCGATTAGAGGGAAGACACCGTTTGATAGTATGACATACAATATCATTGTTGGTGGGTGGTCGAAATTTGGTCGAGTTAGCGAAATGGAGTGTGTTTTGGAGGCAATGTTGGCAGATGGGTTTAGTCCTGATAGCTTTACTTTCAGTTATCTTATTGAGGGTTTAGGAAGGGCTGGTCGGATTGATGATGCTGTTCAGATTTTTAAGAACATGGAGAAGAAAGGTTGCTTGCCAGACACTGGAGTTTACAATGCAATAATATCTAACTTCATATCTGTTGGAGATTATGATGAATGTGTGAAATATTATAAGAGTATGTTGAGTAATGGCTGTGAGCCTGATATTTctacttttacaaaattaattgcTGCTTTTCTTAAGGCTCGCAAGGTTGCTGACGCACTTGAAATGTTTGATGAGATGTTAGGTCGTGGGATTCTTCCCAGTACGGGGACTATAACCTCTTGGATTGAACCTTTATGCAGCTATGGTCCGCCCCATGCTGCTATGGTCATTTAcaataaagcaagaaaatttGGACGTAGAATATCTCTGAGTGGTTATAAGCTATTGCTTATGCGGCTTTCTAGGTTTGGTAAATGTGGAATGTTGTTAAATGTATGGGACGATATGCATGAATGCGGTCATTCTTCGGATATGGAAGTTTATGAGTATGTCATCAATGGCCTTTGCAACACAGGGCAACTTGAAAATGCTGTACTGGTCATGGAGGAGTGTTTGCGGAAAGGTTTTTGCCCAGGCAGGCTTATATATAGCAAACTAAATAACAAGCTATTGGCTTCGGATAAAGTTGAGAGGGCTTACAAGCTGTATTTGAAAATCAAACGTGCCCGTCGAGATGAAAATGCTAGGATATATTGGCGTGCTAATGGCTGGCACTTTTAA